A single Vigna radiata var. radiata cultivar VC1973A chromosome 8, Vradiata_ver6, whole genome shotgun sequence DNA region contains:
- the LOC106770998 gene encoding DNA repair protein RAD51 homolog 3, translating to MEVGMLPISASKRGKLLAAGYTTLDAIARASASHLARDIEVSDSEALEILNLAAKTGVLDRPNGTQTTVVGGGQTAWDMLNDEKFSSYITTSCVDLDNILGGGIKCKDVTEIGGVPGIGKTQIGIQLAVNVQIPQGYGGLGGKAIYIDTEGSFMVERVLQIAEACIEDMAEYSNHFHKDLQACEVKMHPNNILENIFYFRVCSYTEQIALINYLDKFVMENKEVKIIIVDSVTFHFRQDFEDMALRTRLLSEMALKFMKLAKKFSLAVVMLNQVTTKFIEGSFQLTLALGDSWSHSCTNRIILFWNGNERHAFIDKSPSLKSASAPYSVTSRGIRNSTSSCKRIKMM from the exons ATGGAAGTGGGTATGCTTCCAATCTCAGCTTCTAAGAGAGGAAAACTCTTGGCTGCTGGTTACACTACTCTCGATGCCATTGCTCGTGCCTCCGCCTCCCACCTTGCTCGag ATATTGAAGTTTCTGATAGTGAAGCCTTGGAAATTTTGAACCTTGCAGCCAAAACTGGTGTTTTGGATAGACCAAATGGGACTCAAACTACTGTTGTTGGTG GTGGTCAGACTGCCTGGGATATGCTCAATGATGAGAAGTTTTCTTCTTACATTACCACATCTTGTGTGGATCTAGATAACATCCTTGGCGGAGGAATTAAGTGTAAAGATGTCACTGAAATAG gTGGAGTTCCAGGTATTGGTAAAACACAAATTGG GATTCAACTTGCAGTAAACGTTCAGATTCCTCAAGGATACGGTGGCCTAGGTGGGAAGGCAATATACATTG ACACAGAAGGAAGCTTTATGGTTGAACGAGTTCTTCAAATTGCTGAAGCATGCATAGAAGACATGGCTGAATATAGCAACCACTTCCACAAAGATTTGCAAGCTTGTGAAGTTAAAATGCACCCTAATAACATCTTGgaaaatatattctattttcGTGTTTGTAGCTACACCGAGCAAATTGCCTTGATAAATTACTTAGACAAATTCGTCATGGAGAATAAAGAA GTAAAGATCATCATTGTTGACAGTGTTACTTTCCACTTCCGCCAAGACTTTGAAGATATGGCTCTCAGGACTCGATTACTCAGTGAAATGGCTTTGAAGTTCATGAAGCTTGCTAAAAAGTTCTCTTTAGCA GTTGTTATGCTGAATCAAGTGACAACCAAGTTCATTGAAGGTTCATTTCAATTGACCCTTGCACTAG GAGATAGCTGGTCACATTCATGCACAAATAggataatattattttggaatGGCAATGAACGACATGCATTTATTGACAAGTCCCCTTCTCTTAAATCAGCATCAGCTCCATATTCTGTGACCAGTAGGGGCATACGAAATTCTACTTCAAGCTGCAAAAGGATCAAGATGATGTGA